The Leifsonia poae region GCAGCTCGACAGCTTCTATGCGAACACGTTCGTCCCGCAGCTCGACAAGCAGAGCGGCGAGACGTACGCCGACAACGCCTTCACCCCGACGACGCCGGCCGAACAGTATCTGCAGTCGTACTACACGGCGCCGTACAAGCTCGACTACGACAAAGCGATCGAGAACCAGGATGCGGGCGACGGCAGTGCCTGGTCGGCCGCCAATGCGAAATACAACGGCTACTTCCGCGATCTGGTCGGCAACCTCAACTTCGACGACGCTCTGCTGCTCGATACCAAAGGAAACGTCGTCTACTCCGCGTATAAGGGCACGGATCTGGGCTCGAACGTGCTGACCGGTCCGTACAAGGAATCGGTGCTGAGCGGGCATACCAGTCGGTTCTCAAGACGAACACCCTGAACTCGACGGTCACCACGGACTTCGACCGGTATCTGCCGTCGCTGAACGTACCGACGATCTGGGTGGTCTCCCCGGTGGGCACGGACGGCAAACTGACCGGCGTTCTGGCGTTCCAGATCAATGTCGACACCATCAACAACGTGATGACGGGGAACAAGGGCTGGGCCAAGCAGGGTCTCGGCCAGACCGGCGAGGTGTACTTGGCCGGGCCCGACAAGACGATGCGCTCGGTGTCGCGAATGCTGGTGCAGCATCCCGCCCAGTATTCGGCGGACGTGATCCGCAGCGGCACCTCGCCCGAGCTGGCCGACCGCATCGTCGACGTGAAGGGGACGGTGCTGCTGCAACCGGTGAACACCCAGTCTGTGAACGCGGCGCTGCAAGGCAAGACCGGCACGGCGGAAGGGCCGAGCTACATCGGGGGTGAGAACCTCACCGCATACGCCCCGCTGCACATCCCCGGCCTGAACTGGGTGATCGTCGCCCGGATGGACACATCGGAGGCGTACGCGCCGGTCGCCGAGTTCACCCGCAACCTCGTGCTCTCCACGGCCGCCCTCGTGCTCGTGGTCTCGCTGCTTTCGCTGCTGCTGGCCCAGGTGTTCCTGCGTCCGTTGCGGCGCCTGCTGGACGGCGTGAACCGCGTCTCGGCGGGGGAGGTCGGTGTTCAGGTCGACACCCGCTCGCACGACGAGATCGCCGATCTCGGCGCGGCCTTCAACGATCTGTCACGCAGCCTGCAGATCAAGGCCGACCTGCTCGACGCCGAACAGGAGGAACACGAACGTCTGCTGCTGACCCTCATGCCGGAGGGTGTGGCGAAACGGTACCGGCAGGGTGATGAGACGATCGCCGAAGACCACCAGGATGTGACAGTGCTGTTCGCCGACATCGTCGGCTTCGACGACTTCAGTCGCGGTAAGGAATCCGCTGAAGGACTGGCGCTGCTGAACAGCATCGTGCGCAGCTTCGACGAGGCGGCGGAGCGGCACGGTGTCGAGCGCGTGCGCACGACTCGGCAGGAGGGGTATCTCGCGAGCTGCGGGTTGACCGTCCCCCGGGTCGACAATGCACGGCGGATGGTCGAGTTCGCGCTGTCGATGCAGAAGATCCTCGAACGGTTCAGCGCGCAGAACGGCGCCGAGCTGAGGCTGCGGGCGGGAATCGACAGCGGAACGGTCACCAGCGGTCTGGTCGGGCGCACCAGCGTCGTCTACGACATGTGGGGCGACGCGGTGAACCTCGCGCATCGGGTGCAGGATTCGTCGGCCACGCCGGGCGTCTACCTCACCCAGCG contains the following coding sequences:
- a CDS encoding adenylate/guanylate cyclase domain-containing protein: MVSPVGTDGKLTGVLAFQINVDTINNVMTGNKGWAKQGLGQTGEVYLAGPDKTMRSVSRMLVQHPAQYSADVIRSGTSPELADRIVDVKGTVLLQPVNTQSVNAALQGKTGTAEGPSYIGGENLTAYAPLHIPGLNWVIVARMDTSEAYAPVAEFTRNLVLSTAALVLVVSLLSLLLAQVFLRPLRRLLDGVNRVSAGEVGVQVDTRSHDEIADLGAAFNDLSRSLQIKADLLDAEQEEHERLLLTLMPEGVAKRYRQGDETIAEDHQDVTVLFADIVGFDDFSRGKESAEGLALLNSIVRSFDEAAERHGVERVRTTRQEGYLASCGLTVPRVDNARRMVEFALSMQKILERFSAQNGAELRLRAGIDSGTVTSGLVGRTSVVYDMWGDAVNLAHRVQDSSATPGVYLTQRVVDALPDSVKYTDAGEVETQSGQQRVWRIDLEATRV